From one Saprospiraceae bacterium genomic stretch:
- a CDS encoding TetR/AcrR family transcriptional regulator yields the protein MTVSEQNKEQSILESARSLFLSKGLAGTSMHDIAAQAGTTKSMVNYYFRSKERLFARIFREEFAHLFASIGAIIQQDLPLKEKIRQIVKVDLEKLMSMTELPMFIMSELYRNPEIILKDLDHVPIKKITSRLEEDINAEVKAGLIRYMDAKELMINIQSLTIYPILAKPLLIHRMGHTEKSFNQLMEKRKNDIVEFIWNSIKV from the coding sequence ATGACCGTATCAGAGCAAAATAAAGAGCAAAGTATCCTGGAGTCCGCCCGGTCCCTCTTCCTGTCCAAAGGGCTTGCGGGTACCTCGATGCATGATATCGCAGCTCAAGCGGGTACAACTAAGTCGATGGTCAATTATTATTTCAGGAGTAAGGAGCGGCTATTTGCGCGGATATTCAGGGAGGAGTTTGCGCATTTATTTGCTTCGATCGGGGCTATTATCCAACAAGATCTGCCATTAAAGGAAAAGATCAGGCAGATTGTGAAGGTTGACCTTGAAAAACTGATGTCCATGACGGAGCTGCCTATGTTTATCATGAGCGAGCTCTATCGCAATCCCGAGATCATTCTCAAAGACCTGGATCATGTACCCATCAAAAAGATTACCAGTCGGTTGGAGGAAGATATCAATGCGGAGGTGAAGGCTGGACTGATTCGATATATGGATGCTAAAGAATTGATGATCAATATTCAATCCCTTACCATTTACCCTATCCTTGCCAAACCCTTGCTCATTCACAGGATGGGTCATACTGAAAAATCATTTAATCAACTTATGGAAAAAAGAAAGAACGATATCGTTGAGTTCATCTGGAATTCTATCAAAGTATAA
- a CDS encoding helix-turn-helix transcriptional regulator: MNSKKQILFPKNQQILEQMGEHIKLARKRRKLTTIQVAERANIDRTTLYHIEKGNGKVSLGAYFNTLRVLGLHEDFLKIASDDAFGRKLQDLELLNKK; encoded by the coding sequence ATGAATTCCAAAAAGCAAATACTTTTCCCCAAAAACCAGCAAATATTGGAACAAATGGGAGAGCATATTAAGCTTGCCCGTAAGCGAAGAAAACTTACCACCATTCAAGTGGCAGAACGTGCCAATATTGACAGAACTACCCTGTACCATATTGAAAAAGGAAATGGAAAAGTCTCGCTCGGAGCATATTTCAATACTTTAAGGGTTTTAGGTTTGCATGAAGATTTTTTGAAAATAGCCTCAGATGATGCATTTGGAAGGAAACTACAGGATCTGGAACTATTAAATAAAAAATAG
- a CDS encoding YdeI/OmpD-associated family protein produces MNPQVDQYLQHAKHWQKEMELLRLILLDCPVTEHLKWSKPCYCWEDKNIVVIQGFKAYCAVLFFKGYLLKDPQGLLVKTGENTIVGRQLRFVNVKEVIKLAPALKAFALQAIDIEKSGPAKPVQKKTTLKFPIEFQNILTEKPALKTAFGKLTPGRQRAYLIHFSQPVQAKTRESRIEKCIDRIMKGKGLIE; encoded by the coding sequence ATGAATCCCCAGGTAGACCAATATCTCCAACATGCCAAGCACTGGCAAAAGGAAATGGAACTATTACGATTGATCCTGCTGGACTGCCCCGTGACTGAACACCTCAAATGGAGCAAACCCTGCTATTGTTGGGAAGATAAAAACATCGTAGTCATACAAGGATTTAAAGCTTACTGCGCGGTATTATTTTTTAAAGGATACCTCTTAAAAGATCCCCAAGGTCTGCTGGTCAAAACCGGGGAAAACACTATCGTGGGTCGTCAGCTTCGGTTCGTCAATGTCAAAGAAGTCATTAAATTGGCGCCAGCCCTGAAAGCCTTTGCCCTGCAAGCCATCGATATAGAAAAATCCGGCCCTGCAAAACCCGTCCAGAAAAAAACAACTTTAAAATTTCCAATTGAGTTTCAAAATATATTAACAGAAAAGCCTGCTTTAAAAACTGCGTTTGGTAAATTAACTCCTGGAAGACAAAGAGCATATCTAATTCATTTTTCCCAACCAGTACAGGCTAAAACCAGGGAGTCGAGAATAGAAAAATGTATAGATCGCATCATGAAAGGCAAAGGACTTATTGAATAA
- a CDS encoding ABC transporter permease encodes MKSSLYAMIVKEFKHVLRDGRSLFFLLAQPVMMMTLFGFALSNEVKESRVVIINQAHDEMSAALIDRFDESRYFHVVGTIDDSKEVSTWFEQGKALLAIVFPAHFAEDLKHTNKGSVQILADASDPNTAAIAANYAGAILRNFQSEGLGLTKLPYEIKVEPHMLYNPQLISAFNFVPGVMTLILMILGAMMTSVAIVREKETGTMEVLLASPMHPMQIVISKAVPYMVLAFVNVLIILFLSVFVLNVPIRGSLFLLLAESVLFISTTLALGLLISTSTEKQQVAMFISLVGLMLPALIFSGFMFPIENMPLPLRVISHVVPTRWYYSIVRAIMIKGLGIASIWKETLILGGMTIVLIAIAVKKFKVHLQ; translated from the coding sequence ATGAAATCATCACTTTATGCCATGATCGTCAAAGAATTTAAGCACGTGCTGCGGGACGGGCGAAGCTTGTTTTTTTTGTTGGCTCAGCCGGTGATGATGATGACACTATTTGGATTTGCCCTGAGCAATGAGGTCAAGGAATCCCGGGTAGTCATCATCAATCAGGCACATGATGAGATGAGTGCTGCGTTGATCGATCGATTTGATGAAAGTAGATATTTTCATGTGGTGGGCACGATTGATGACAGCAAAGAAGTCAGCACCTGGTTTGAACAAGGTAAAGCTTTGCTTGCCATAGTATTTCCTGCCCATTTTGCGGAGGATCTGAAACATACCAACAAAGGATCGGTGCAGATCCTGGCTGATGCTTCTGATCCAAATACGGCGGCTATAGCTGCTAATTATGCGGGGGCGATATTGAGGAATTTTCAATCGGAAGGTCTGGGCCTGACCAAGCTGCCCTATGAGATCAAAGTGGAGCCGCATATGCTGTACAATCCTCAACTGATCAGTGCATTTAATTTTGTACCCGGTGTGATGACCCTGATCCTTATGATCCTTGGCGCTATGATGACATCAGTGGCCATCGTACGAGAAAAGGAAACAGGCACCATGGAAGTTTTGCTTGCATCGCCGATGCATCCGATGCAGATCGTGATCAGCAAGGCAGTGCCTTATATGGTGCTGGCCTTTGTCAATGTATTGATCATTTTGTTTTTATCTGTCTTTGTATTAAATGTTCCTATCCGGGGCAGTTTGTTCTTATTGTTGGCGGAGAGTGTGTTATTTATCAGCACCACTCTTGCTTTGGGATTGTTGATATCCACTTCTACTGAAAAGCAACAGGTGGCCATGTTTATTTCGTTGGTAGGATTGATGTTGCCGGCTTTGATATTCAGCGGATTTATGTTCCCTATAGAAAACATGCCTTTGCCACTTCGAGTCATCTCTCATGTGGTACCTACGAGATGGTATTATAGCATAGTGCGGGCGATCATGATTAAAGGTTTGGGCATAGCCAGTATTTGGAAAGAGACATTGATTTTAGGAGGTATGACGATAGTTTTGATCGCTATTGCAGTTAAAAAGTTTAAAGTGCATCTACAATGA
- a CDS encoding TolC family protein, with protein sequence MHNVKHRILIALLVCASYLPGQNTLSLSGLYDAAAAAHPYQRLKTAAQNNADLRQQINKSIGLPQANLTGQASWQSDVTKIDVPLPGFEIPGQPKDQYRAVLELSQSLLDGGALKSGAQQITQANQVEQANADVLLYNIKESICRSYFGAQIAELTMEQMQILIKDLEDKVERLQSQIAGGIASGYQQEVLQVKIAEARQGIREAQKNKQSAINTLQILSGTSIGPDARFNDNIRGMTNGAAQRPELRLFEAQKNLQIAQYDQSLTRYRPRVNAFAQLGYGRPSLNVLSDKFKGYSIFGLRAQWNLSDLYLHHRDKEKSLLTNNLSNIQAMSDAFDLQQKTKIAAQNAEIESYIDLVREDEKVITLYEKILISSNAQFENGISTINDYSNDANNLAQAKIRRDVHQSMLMQSKELLSLLQGK encoded by the coding sequence ATGCATAATGTTAAACATCGGATATTGATCGCCCTGCTGGTTTGCGCCAGCTACCTCCCGGGCCAAAACACGCTATCGCTCTCTGGCCTGTATGATGCAGCCGCAGCAGCTCATCCCTACCAGCGGCTCAAAACTGCTGCACAAAACAATGCTGACTTGCGGCAGCAGATCAACAAAAGCATCGGGCTGCCACAGGCAAACCTGACGGGTCAGGCATCCTGGCAGTCAGATGTCACCAAGATTGATGTGCCTCTGCCGGGATTTGAGATACCCGGTCAGCCCAAGGATCAGTACCGCGCCGTGTTGGAGCTGAGCCAGTCCTTGCTGGATGGAGGGGCTTTGAAATCAGGCGCACAACAGATCACCCAGGCTAACCAGGTCGAGCAAGCCAATGCAGATGTTCTGCTATACAATATAAAGGAGTCGATCTGCCGGTCGTATTTCGGTGCGCAGATCGCAGAGTTGACAATGGAGCAGATGCAGATACTGATTAAAGACCTGGAAGACAAAGTAGAGCGGTTGCAGTCCCAGATCGCAGGTGGCATTGCCAGTGGCTATCAGCAGGAAGTACTGCAAGTCAAGATTGCTGAAGCCAGGCAGGGTATTCGGGAGGCTCAAAAAAACAAACAAAGTGCAATCAATACACTACAGATCCTAAGCGGTACTAGCATCGGACCAGATGCCCGGTTCAATGACAACATCCGGGGCATGACAAATGGTGCTGCTCAAAGGCCCGAACTCAGATTGTTTGAAGCCCAAAAAAACCTGCAGATTGCTCAATACGACCAGAGTTTGACACGGTACCGTCCCAGAGTGAATGCTTTCGCCCAGCTGGGATATGGTAGGCCCAGCCTCAATGTGCTCTCCGATAAATTTAAAGGATATTCAATCTTTGGGCTGCGTGCGCAATGGAATCTCAGTGATCTCTATCTGCATCACCGAGACAAAGAAAAAAGCCTGCTCACCAATAACCTTAGCAATATTCAAGCTATGTCCGATGCATTTGACCTGCAGCAGAAAACCAAAATCGCAGCGCAAAATGCAGAAATCGAAAGTTATATTGACCTGGTCCGAGAAGACGAAAAAGTGATAACCCTGTATGAAAAAATACTCATTAGCAGCAATGCACAATTTGAAAACGGCATCTCTACCATCAATGATTATTCTAACGATGCAAATAACCTTGCTCAAGCAAAAATCAGGCGGGATGTACATCAATCCATGCTCATGCAATCCAAAGAATTATTAAGCCTCCTCCAGGGAAAATAA
- a CDS encoding HlyD family efflux transporter periplasmic adaptor subunit, which translates to MKIINLHSMACYAGVSILLITACSKKGDSYKASGIFEAKEIIVSSLAGGRVNQLNIEEGYTLTAGQLVGKIDCSQQELSVKQATESLNILQYKTADAGPNIKVLQQQVIVQQNQVNVLQEQMATTLREEARLKKLVEARAIPSKQLDDIQSNKAILQKQIESATAQIGVYKQQMEAALKNTATQNRAILAEKSPMTAREAQLKDLEEKCNIINPINGTVLTQYTYAYEMANPGKALYKIANLDTLYLKAYITGTQLGEIKLGQTVEVITNQGEDTKSTYPGMIIWISDKAEFTPKSIMTVDERANLVYPVKIKTANDGKIKIGMFAEINW; encoded by the coding sequence ATGAAAATTATAAATCTACATTCAATGGCATGCTACGCAGGGGTATCGATTTTACTCATTACTGCTTGCAGCAAAAAAGGTGACTCTTACAAGGCCAGTGGTATTTTCGAAGCCAAAGAAATCATCGTTTCTTCTTTGGCTGGAGGTAGGGTAAATCAATTGAATATCGAGGAAGGATACACTCTGACTGCGGGACAGTTAGTAGGAAAGATCGATTGTAGCCAACAAGAGCTATCTGTAAAACAAGCGACTGAATCGCTCAATATACTTCAATATAAAACTGCCGATGCAGGTCCCAATATCAAAGTCTTGCAGCAGCAGGTCATTGTCCAGCAAAACCAGGTAAATGTGTTACAGGAGCAGATGGCTACAACGCTGCGGGAAGAAGCCAGGCTGAAGAAATTGGTTGAAGCCAGGGCTATCCCTTCTAAACAATTGGATGATATCCAAAGTAATAAAGCAATACTTCAAAAGCAAATTGAAAGCGCTACAGCTCAAATAGGGGTATACAAACAACAGATGGAGGCGGCTCTAAAGAATACAGCTACTCAAAATAGGGCTATTCTTGCTGAAAAATCACCCATGACTGCCCGCGAAGCTCAACTCAAAGATCTCGAAGAAAAATGCAATATCATCAATCCGATTAATGGCACGGTCCTTACCCAATATACTTATGCTTATGAAATGGCCAATCCCGGTAAAGCACTGTATAAAATAGCTAACCTCGATACACTTTATCTCAAAGCATATATCACCGGCACTCAACTTGGAGAGATCAAGTTGGGACAAACTGTTGAAGTCATCACCAATCAAGGCGAGGATACCAAAAGCACCTACCCTGGTATGATCATTTGGATCTCGGACAAAGCAGAGTTTACCCCTAAATCTATCATGACGGTAGACGAGCGGGCCAATCTGGTATATCCTGTCAAAATAAAGACGGCCAATGATGGGAAAATCAAAATAGGCATGTTTGCTGAAATCAATTGGTAA
- a CDS encoding ABC transporter permease produces the protein MKKLLVIVRKEFAQIFRQPAILRMMIMMPIVQLILIPLAADYEVRNINLQVIDFDHSTYSQEMIQKLAASPYFRLVSVPDHPDKALHNIEENIADLTITVPHNFEKDLIRENKASVSIEADAVNGTKASLGVTYASQIIGDYNQQIRERLVQMPRFNEMTLIEVNTSFWYNPLIKYPLFMVPGILALLVTMVGGLMSALNIVSEKEIGTIEQLNVSPMKRYQFLLGKLIPFWVLGLVSITLGLLVAYFIYGIVPRGSYFSIYFFSGVYLIGALGVGLLLSTLVDTQMQATLFSFFIVMFFVLMGGLYTPIESMPDWAQTLSSFNPVRYFIRVMRAIVIKGSGIGDLIPELKAMIVFGIVLNTLAVLNYRKRST, from the coding sequence ATGAAAAAATTATTAGTCATCGTGCGAAAAGAATTTGCACAAATCTTTCGTCAGCCTGCCATTTTGCGTATGATGATCATGATGCCGATAGTTCAATTGATTTTGATACCACTGGCAGCAGACTATGAGGTGCGCAACATCAATCTTCAGGTCATTGATTTCGATCATTCTACCTATTCCCAGGAGATGATCCAAAAACTGGCGGCTTCTCCGTATTTTAGATTGGTCAGCGTACCTGACCATCCTGACAAAGCGCTGCATAATATCGAAGAGAATATAGCCGATCTGACTATCACTGTGCCACATAATTTTGAAAAAGATCTGATTCGTGAAAACAAAGCATCGGTTTCTATTGAAGCAGATGCCGTCAACGGCACCAAAGCTTCTCTGGGTGTCACCTACGCATCCCAGATCATTGGAGATTATAATCAACAGATCAGGGAAAGGCTGGTTCAGATGCCCAGATTTAATGAAATGACCCTTATTGAGGTGAATACTTCCTTTTGGTATAATCCATTGATCAAATACCCTTTGTTTATGGTACCGGGTATCTTAGCCTTATTGGTTACGATGGTTGGTGGTCTGATGTCTGCACTTAATATCGTATCGGAGAAAGAAATCGGCACGATAGAACAATTAAATGTAAGCCCGATGAAAAGGTATCAATTTTTGCTTGGCAAATTAATTCCATTTTGGGTGCTTGGCCTCGTGTCGATCACTTTGGGTTTGTTGGTAGCTTATTTTATTTATGGGATCGTACCAAGAGGTTCTTATTTTTCGATTTATTTTTTCTCGGGAGTGTATTTGATAGGCGCATTGGGAGTAGGGCTATTGTTGAGCACGCTGGTAGACACCCAGATGCAGGCGACTTTGTTTTCTTTTTTTATAGTCATGTTTTTTGTGCTGATGGGAGGTCTGTATACGCCGATCGAATCCATGCCAGATTGGGCACAAACTTTGTCGTCTTTTAATCCTGTGCGATATTTTATCCGTGTTATGAGAGCTATTGTAATCAAGGGAAGTGGTATTGGAGATTTGATCCCTGAACTGAAGGCGATGATCGTATTTGGGATTGTGTTGAATACCCTGGCGGTGTTGAATTATAGAAAGAGAAGCACCTGA
- a CDS encoding ABC transporter ATP-binding protein — MNAIEVKDLTKTFGAFTAVDHITFDVKKGEIFGFLGANGAGKTTAMRMLCGLLLPSSGSGTVAGYDIATQSEDIKKNIGYMSQKFSLYNDLTVRENIRFYGGLYDIPSKELKLKSEALLERLGLTAYANKLLSSLPLGWKQKLAFSVAIQHKPSIVFLDEPTGGVDPITRRQFWDMIYEASNDGLTVFATTHYMDEAEYCHRVSIMVDGQIAALDTPTALKEKYESKNMDEVFRKLARKAVRGE; from the coding sequence ATGAATGCCATCGAAGTAAAAGATCTGACTAAAACATTTGGTGCATTTACGGCAGTAGACCATATCACCTTTGATGTGAAAAAAGGTGAAATTTTTGGTTTCCTTGGAGCAAACGGAGCAGGAAAGACTACTGCCATGCGCATGCTCTGTGGGTTATTATTGCCCAGCTCAGGTTCAGGTACTGTGGCCGGATATGACATTGCAACCCAAAGTGAAGACATCAAAAAAAACATAGGCTATATGAGTCAAAAGTTTTCTTTGTACAATGATCTGACAGTAAGAGAAAACATACGATTTTATGGTGGTCTTTACGATATTCCATCAAAAGAATTAAAACTCAAAAGTGAGGCTTTGCTGGAAAGGCTAGGATTGACTGCCTACGCCAATAAACTGCTCAGCTCTTTACCCCTGGGCTGGAAGCAAAAATTGGCTTTTTCAGTAGCGATTCAACACAAACCCTCTATCGTTTTTTTGGACGAGCCTACCGGAGGTGTAGATCCTATCACCCGAAGACAGTTTTGGGATATGATCTACGAAGCGTCTAATGATGGCCTTACAGTATTCGCCACTACACATTATATGGACGAAGCTGAGTATTGTCATAGGGTATCCATCATGGTGGATGGCCAAATAGCGGCACTGGATACTCCGACTGCACTAAAGGAAAAATATGAAAGTAAAAATATGGATGAGGTATTTAGAAAATTGGCGAGGAAAGCTGTGAGAGGGGAATAG
- a CDS encoding carbohydrate binding family 9 domain-containing protein: MNRISGIVLAIIIALPSMAQKKNASYRYPMNQINVPVKVDGSPDDDIWRSIQIATDFFMVLPMDTSKAKGRTDVRMCYDQKNIYLLVEAYHMIDKNYKVESLKRDFAFGKNDNFLLFMDPYDDRTNGFSFGANAAGALWDGTMYDGGKVDLSWENKWRGVTKNYDDKWVFEASIPFKSIRYKKGITEWGINFSRLDIRTTEKSSWTPIPRIFPTASLAYTGTLVWDEAPPQVGTNISIIPYALTGVSKNFAAGTKATTRKEIGGDAKVALGSALNLDLTVNPDFSQVEVDQQVSNLDRFELFFPERRQFFLENGDLFAGIGNSTLRPFFSRRIGLGIPIDFGARLSGKLDKNWRIGLLDMQTRKDAVQPGYNFGMLALQRKVFSRSNIAIFGINKQAVAYDQLSSELKKSNNEYNRNLGFEYNLASANNRWTGKFMYARSFDAKKSSNAWSHVGNLAYATRNYSINWQQEYVSKNYTAEVGYVPRKEYYKISPTVSYLFYPGAGKILTHGPSLGVFSYFTPKLKTTDRTVFFMYKFNFRNSATADVWVGDDWVQLLQPFDPTNTNKDTLARGSIHKWRSTGGDYGSPPQRLFTYAFSYRVGGYYRDGHRTNVTTEIGYRFQPYVKLGLSSSYNRINIEAPWNKTVFWLVGPRVDITFTNSLYFTSFVQYNEQVNNLNINTRLQWRFKPASDIYLVYTDNYIPSPWNVKNRAFVFKMNYWWNL, from the coding sequence ATGAATAGAATATCTGGTATCGTACTGGCAATCATCATTGCTCTTCCCTCCATGGCGCAGAAGAAGAACGCCTCCTACCGTTATCCAATGAATCAAATTAATGTGCCTGTCAAGGTAGACGGCTCACCAGATGATGATATATGGCGATCTATTCAAATAGCGACTGATTTTTTTATGGTCTTGCCTATGGATACCAGCAAAGCCAAAGGCCGTACTGATGTCAGGATGTGCTATGACCAAAAAAACATATACCTGTTGGTGGAGGCATATCATATGATCGACAAGAACTACAAAGTAGAGTCTTTAAAAAGAGACTTTGCTTTTGGTAAAAACGATAATTTCCTGCTTTTCATGGATCCTTATGATGATAGAACCAATGGGTTTTCTTTTGGAGCCAACGCAGCAGGGGCTTTATGGGATGGCACAATGTATGATGGCGGCAAAGTAGATCTGAGTTGGGAGAATAAGTGGCGGGGAGTCACCAAAAACTATGATGACAAATGGGTGTTTGAAGCCTCTATACCATTTAAGAGCATTCGGTACAAAAAAGGCATCACAGAATGGGGAATTAATTTTTCCCGCCTGGATATCCGGACTACAGAAAAATCTTCATGGACTCCGATCCCTAGGATATTTCCTACAGCCTCTCTAGCATATACAGGCACCTTAGTCTGGGACGAAGCTCCACCACAAGTAGGGACCAATATATCCATCATCCCTTATGCCCTGACAGGAGTTTCTAAAAATTTTGCAGCCGGCACCAAAGCAACCACTAGAAAAGAAATCGGTGGCGATGCCAAGGTCGCTTTGGGCAGTGCGCTCAACCTTGATCTGACTGTCAATCCTGATTTTTCACAGGTAGAAGTTGATCAGCAAGTATCTAACCTGGATCGGTTTGAATTGTTTTTTCCGGAACGTAGACAGTTTTTTTTGGAAAATGGAGACTTGTTTGCAGGTATAGGTAACAGCACTTTGCGACCTTTTTTTTCCAGGCGTATTGGTCTGGGTATCCCGATAGATTTTGGTGCCAGGTTGAGTGGTAAGCTAGACAAGAACTGGCGCATTGGCTTATTGGATATGCAGACTCGTAAAGATGCGGTGCAGCCGGGGTACAATTTTGGAATGCTGGCCTTACAACGTAAAGTATTTAGTCGTTCCAATATCGCCATCTTTGGGATCAATAAGCAAGCTGTAGCCTATGACCAATTGTCTTCCGAATTAAAGAAAAGTAATAATGAGTATAACAGAAACCTGGGCTTTGAGTACAACCTGGCCTCAGCCAATAATCGGTGGACCGGAAAATTTATGTACGCACGGTCTTTTGATGCCAAAAAATCCAGCAATGCCTGGTCTCATGTAGGTAATCTGGCTTATGCCACTCGGAATTATTCGATCAATTGGCAACAAGAATATGTAAGCAAAAACTATACGGCCGAAGTGGGATATGTCCCCCGCAAAGAATACTATAAAATCAGCCCTACGGTAAGTTATTTGTTTTATCCTGGTGCAGGAAAAATATTGACTCATGGACCGAGTTTGGGTGTATTCTCCTATTTTACTCCAAAGCTGAAGACCACAGACCGGACTGTATTTTTTATGTACAAATTTAATTTTAGAAATTCAGCTACAGCCGATGTCTGGGTGGGAGATGACTGGGTGCAGCTATTACAACCATTTGATCCTACCAATACCAATAAAGATACTTTGGCTCGTGGAAGTATACATAAATGGCGGTCTACCGGTGGTGATTATGGATCCCCGCCTCAACGGCTGTTTACTTATGCTTTTTCTTACAGGGTAGGGGGATATTACCGGGATGGGCATCGTACAAATGTCACTACAGAGATCGGCTACCGGTTTCAGCCATATGTCAAACTAGGTCTTTCGTCCAGTTACAACAGGATCAATATAGAAGCTCCCTGGAACAAAACGGTGTTTTGGCTGGTAGGGCCCAGGGTCGATATTACTTTTACCAACAGTCTTTATTTTACCTCTTTCGTACAATATAACGAACAGGTCAATAACCTTAATATCAATACCAGGCTCCAGTGGCGCTTCAAACCTGCCTCAGATATATATTTGGTATACACGGATAATTATATTCCTTCACCATGGAATGTGAAGAATAGGGCCTTCGTGTTTAAGATGAATTATTGGTGGAATCTGTAG
- a CDS encoding TIM barrel protein: MKRRNFLKSTALATPLVGLTSIKGLADRSHDAAAFKMKYAPHFGMFKNSAGGDLVDQLKFMADNGFMALEDNGMLGRPVEEQNKIGNTLAKLSMTMGVFVVEGGDNWKVSLTTGKKEFLDTFVKTCEKSVELAKRVNATWMTVVPGYFERTLPVEIQTANVIEAMKRGASILEPHGLVMVMEPLSDNPDLFLRTAAQSFMICKSVASPACKTLYDIYHMQRNTGHLIPTIEKCWDEIAYFQIGDNPGRKEPTTGEINYKNIFKFIHEKGYTGIMGMEHGNSIAGKEGEQALIKAYRESDGF; encoded by the coding sequence ATGAAACGAAGAAATTTTCTCAAATCCACCGCACTGGCAACCCCACTGGTGGGATTAACTTCAATTAAAGGGCTGGCTGATCGATCCCACGATGCGGCAGCGTTTAAAATGAAATATGCCCCGCACTTTGGGATGTTTAAAAACTCAGCTGGTGGAGATCTGGTAGACCAACTAAAGTTTATGGCGGACAATGGGTTTATGGCTCTGGAGGATAATGGTATGTTGGGAAGACCGGTGGAAGAGCAAAATAAAATAGGTAATACGCTGGCCAAATTAAGTATGACAATGGGGGTCTTTGTCGTCGAAGGAGGTGATAACTGGAAGGTATCCCTGACGACCGGCAAAAAAGAATTTCTAGATACGTTTGTCAAGACTTGTGAAAAATCAGTAGAACTCGCTAAGCGGGTCAATGCTACATGGATGACTGTTGTGCCCGGGTATTTTGAACGTACCCTACCAGTCGAGATTCAGACCGCGAATGTCATCGAAGCGATGAAGCGAGGTGCATCGATCTTGGAACCTCATGGCCTGGTGATGGTGATGGAGCCTCTTTCAGACAATCCGGATCTATTCCTACGTACCGCTGCTCAATCGTTTATGATCTGCAAATCAGTGGCCAGCCCGGCTTGTAAAACCCTATACGATATCTATCATATGCAGCGCAATACCGGTCATCTGATCCCCACTATAGAGAAATGCTGGGATGAGATCGCATACTTTCAGATCGGAGACAATCCCGGTCGTAAAGAACCTACGACTGGGGAGATCAACTATAAAAACATCTTTAAGTTTATCCATGAAAAAGGGTATACCGGTATCATGGGTATGGAGCATGGCAATTCGATCGCCGGTAAAGAAGGGGAGCAGGCGCTGATCAAAGCGTATCGGGAGAGTGATGGGTTTTGA